A genomic region of Candidatus Krumholzibacteriota bacterium contains the following coding sequences:
- a CDS encoding sigma-70 family RNA polymerase sigma factor — MSNEEEYGGLTDSELVGLARSGRDKGRGGDATAELLGRYQKAVYLWCFRYVSDHEKALDLSQDVFLRAIEGLDSFAGKSKFSSWLFSITRNRCLNEVRRVDLLGDGEGLDVEHLPGRFAGPDRELEEREGEARVLSLLNTALEPMEKKAIWLRCYERLPVDEITKLLGIETSSGARGMLQTARRKLRAVLEEG; from the coding sequence ATGTCTAATGAAGAAGAATACGGTGGACTGACTGACTCTGAACTGGTCGGTCTCGCCAGATCCGGCCGCGACAAAGGCCGGGGAGGTGATGCAACGGCCGAACTGCTGGGAAGATACCAGAAGGCTGTCTACCTGTGGTGCTTCAGGTACGTCAGCGACCACGAGAAGGCGCTGGATTTAAGTCAGGACGTTTTTCTGCGCGCGATTGAAGGGCTCGATTCCTTCGCGGGAAAATCGAAGTTTTCTTCCTGGCTCTTTTCGATCACGAGGAACCGGTGTCTTAACGAGGTTCGGCGAGTCGATCTCCTGGGCGACGGGGAGGGACTCGATGTAGAGCACCTTCCCGGAAGGTTTGCCGGGCCGGACAGGGAGCTGGAGGAGCGCGAGGGAGAAGCGCGGGTCCTCAGCCTCCTGAATACGGCGCTCGAGCCGATGGAAAAGAAGGCGATCTGGCTTAGATGCTATGAGCGGTTGCCTGTAGATGAAATAACGAAGCTTCTTGGCATAGAGACCAGTTCGGGGGCGAGGGGGATGCTGCAGACAGCGCGGAGGAAACTCAGGGCCGTGCTGGAGGAGGGATGA